The nucleotide window ACCATTCTTTCTCATTTCTTGTGatcaatattgatgaattacgGAATTCAAGACAAGAAGATATATCCAAGGGTTGGTGCCCTTTGACTTCATACCTGAGTATCTATAGTCAATATGGCTCCAGAATCTGTTGGACTTCAGAAGGAGATCTTTTTTTTCTCTAGTTTGGTTTTGGGTGTATTTTGTGTGgttgtttgtttgggttttttttcattttgtttgtggattttttgttatttgtttttttttttgggggggggggggttccgctcgtttttttaaaatcttatttgaAGGGACAGCAATGCTGCTGCAAATTACTCTTTGATTTTTCCTCAGCCTATTTGTATTCTGTTGCATCAGGTTGTACGAACATTCCTATTATTTCATGCAAACATTGATAAGATATAATGCGACAGTTTTTTGGAAAGTCAGATATAATATAGTAAATTAAACGAAAAGTGGTGTTAGGTGCTAACATAAATGTATTCGTggcaacagtttaaaaaaaattagaattaGATTGTTTTGATAATAATTTGGAATTTGTGCATGCCCTTTCGTTTTCTACAAGTTTATCTgtcaaattaataaaattactaGCATCAATGAATTTCAGGCAGAAATTTGGATTTCTTacgaatgtacatgtacattacatgtatgtaaatatataaatatattttatatgtaaatgtatttatgcATATTTTACGAACATTCTTATAGATATCATTTTCAGCACGGACACATTTGTTTCTCACCAATCTTTCACATTTTGCAATGTGTAAAATTAGTGAATCATTCGTCATTGTTTGCGCAGTATGACAGAAATTCGAGTTCGCTGTGACTGCGCATTATTGTTGTATTAGTCCTACACAACCACCATACCAAATGATACAACTCTGCTGTGTAAATACATTGAAAAGGGCTAATAAAGGTCTGGATTTGGTAGTCCTGTCTTGTGCCTGAGAAATTTTCTGTTGGTTTCTTATTGTTTTATTCtcttcagttttgaaaatgtgaTCCTTTCATAATTCGTGCACATGTTTGATACCGTGATCGACCCCCAAAGCCTATTATTCTATATATTTGGAAGTACGGTAAAGAGGTCTGGTGACCCGACTCACAACGCAACACGTGTAAAGGTGTAGACTCGTTTTCATATTGATGAGTAGGGTAGTTGAAGAAAACAATGTTGCGCTTTCTGACTTCCGGTTACGACAAAGAGGCGGTTGTGCTCTATCTGTAGTACCAGCTTCGTTTGTACTATCGATATCGTAGTATTACATTAGTACTATTGATATCGTAGTATTACATTAGTACTATTGATATCGTAGTATTACATTAGTACTATTGATATCGTAGTAATACATTAGTACTATTGATATCGTAGTATTACATTAGTACTATTGATATCGTAGTATTACATTAGTACTATTGATATCGTAGTATTATATTAGTACTATTGATATCGTAGTATTACATTAGTACTATTGATATCGTAGTATTACATTAGTACTATTGATATCGTAGTATTATATTAGTACTATTGATATCGTAGTATTACATTAGTACTATCGATATCGTAGTATTACATTAGTACTATTGATATCGTAGTATTATATTAGTACTATTGATATCGTAGTATTACATTAGTACTATCGATATCGTAGTATTACATTAGTACTATTGATATCGTAGTATTACATTAGTACTATTGATATCGTAGTATTACATTAGTACTATTGATATCGTAGTATTACATTAGTACTATTGATATCGTAGTATTACATTAGTACTATTTATATCGTAGTATTACAAGCATTTGAAGTCCCCAGTGTCAGTtgtcttttatttgattataatTGTTGATATGTATATCTAAAGGTTTGCAAACCAGGGATTGTACTACGCGTTCAGAAATGAGCTTGACGTCAATCCCAGTCTCTCTCAACATCTTAATTTGAAAGCACTGGAGTTATGTGTTTTatgtaatgaaacaaaaattgcagatgaatatcattttgtatTAGAGTGTAGTGCTTTATCCAGTATAAGAAAAGAATACCTacatagaaaatattgtacgagaccaaatgtaatgaaattttatgaaatcatgTCAACGAATAATGTTAAAAGCCTGAAAAACCTGTGCAcgtttattttaaagatatacgaATTAGTATGTTCGCCTAACACTTAACTtcaaatttttgtacatatttatgtatatattccactttgtttatttgcatACCTATATGCATCCTCTGACGTTACTTGTATTGATACATGAAATTTTTCATTGTACCCCATGTACCATTTCCATtgtggtttgagcgaataaaatgaaataaaatgaatggaGTCTGTTATTTGggttattttgtgttttgtaccaatgcatttttctttcatttttgcaGTGGTTTATtcgtttatttattttcaaccTCTTGGTGTTTGTCTTCAGTTATTGTATTGTTGCACTGTGCAATGCAGTCTTCCGGGATCGTATGATGGCCGATGTTCTTTCCTTCCATCCGGCCCCCTCCTCGGAATTTGCTGCTCCCGTTTAAAAAGTTAAGTTTGAACAAGTATTGAAGCAAGTTATTATGcttcaatatcaaagaaaacattgagacttttgtatatttcatacaatttaTTTATAACAAATGGTAACAACCTCAAAAGGCTGTATAAAGCACCTTGGATCTGACATATCTTAAATTGGACgttaaataaattatcaataacttaaaaaataaataaatgatattttacaaatgCTTAACATGGAGACGAATGggaaaaacatgaaatataaTCATGTTCTAAAATGTGGCATGGCGAAAATAATTTACAACATGTCTTCTAGTGACATTTCACAATTGTCAATTCAtgatatacaaaaataaaagttttgttgATGCAAAGTATTCGAATGTGTTCACAATGACATCACAAAAGGTATCAATTTGTCCAAATTGGCAAAACTGTTAACATATCTATCATCACAAGAACTACAAACGATTTAGGGACAAAAACTGCTTTGAGTTCTAATATAATCTTGAGACAACAAcaggagattcaagtttcttcttCGAACTCGTTAAGATTGTGGAGattcaaaaaataaattcaactACAACCATGGCCTTTTGCCATAATCTTCTCAAACTGTATTTGCACGTGTACCCGTAAAACGTAGAAAATTGGGATTATGCTTAAATGCTAGTCATATCTATCGCATCCAAACAAAACATGAGGAGATGAAATTTTCTCGAAATGTATGATAAAATGTTCTTCTGACTCGCAAACACACATATCAGATACTCACAAAACTATTGGGACCTGTTTATGCAAAATATGTGATAATTTTGTAAGTTCTACtggcgtaaaaaaaaaaaaccacatcaCAACCTTGGTACAAGCATTCATTCATAacctctcattcattctctcacTCACCTGATTTCAAGCAGAAAAACATTCATCCCTCAATCTTACACTCATTGGTCAATAAATAATTTAAACACAACCACTGAACGTGATAAAAATTGTCCATTAaacatatattaattttttgTGTCCTTGTCGTAATCTGTAGCGAATTTGAACATCATTGGTGGGGGGTAGAATTTCGTGTCCGTGATAATTCACATCACACTCGGTTTTCTCTCCTTCACACAGCTCAAAGTCAAATGCATTCACCAAGGATAACATAAACCACTTGGCTTGGCACATGGCGTACTTCTTTCCTGGACACAAGGAACCGAAAGCCAAGATGGGGTTCTTCACTTCTCTTCCATTCTTGTAAAAAGTGGCATCGACGAACCTGTCATATTTGTATTCCTGTAACAGACAAAAGGGAAAGATTTATTAGTTATGCATTACTCATGCTGGTGAACAGACGGTGTCTCATTTGCATGTATCAGAATTTTTGTAAGTGTAATTTAATGACAGGAAAGTTAATATTACACTTACATCAGGGTTTTCGAAAATTTCTGGGTCCTTGTGAATGGCTGGTGGGTACATGGCGACTTTATCCCCTTTTCTTAGGTGGTATGTGCGGCCATCCTCTGTTTGGAATTCGGTGTCCTCAGCAACACCTCGCACCATGAACACTCCACCAGATATTCTAAGTGTTTCCTTTGTTATACTGTCTGTAATgtacaaatcaaaatatcataagTACGGCGGTCTTAAGACATATACACAATATTTCTCAAGAGTTCCAATCAAGCTAGATAAATAATCTAAATAGCATACTACTTACCAAGAACTGGGAGGCGGTCGACGTCCTCCAGACTGAGCTCAATTTCACCGTCTTCGTTGACATTGTCTTCTCGTCTTTCGATGATTTCCTGGACCTCAGTTCTGAGTGCTTCCAGAGCCTCGGGATGCTCCATCAGTTGATAGAGAGCCCAGAAAGCCATTCTGAAGGTATTATAATTGACGTGGAGGTATACGAGATTGTGGCCAATGATGTCCTGCTCCGTCTGACCGTTGTCCAACATGAAATTCATGGAAAATCGAATGTATTCAGACAGGTCTTTTCTCTTAAGAAAATCTTGGGAGTTTGGTTGATCGCACAGGAACTTAAGAGATTTCAAGGCTTCTGGGAACATGTTAACAGGCATCCCGAGCCAGAGGTAGTTGAAGTATTTGTGGAAAGTGTCGAAGTGTTTGAAGACGGTGTTGGGTTGAAATGAAGTTTCATTGTccattttgccaaaaattgtgaaaaataaagcaGAGAATAAGGTTTTGGCATTGAAAGATCTAAGTCCATCTGTATGCCAATCACTTTTTACAGCATCCATATCAGTTCTTTCGTTGACATCAACATACGCGTCGTTGAGGTATTTGGCGTATTGGTGCATTCCCTTGTTTAGGTAAGGTCCCTTTACAGTTTTTCCGGCCTCTTTGATCATTTTACGGGCGTCTGTAAGAGCGAAGCTGAAGACATTATGATTCACCTGTCGCTGAATTGCATCGAAATCAAAATTTTTCTCCTTCACCATCCTTTCGTAGGAATGAGGATCCATTAGGATTGTTAAATGCTGGTGGAAAAGTCGAATTGTGAAAATATCTCCTAATTTTTTCTGTGTATCGTGGAGAAATTTTACAGCATTTTTATGGAACTGGTCTCCGTTCCCCCATATGAAGTGGCCTTTCGGAATGGGAGGTTCATTTTCTTTCCTGTAAATACAGCAAAAGTCAGAAATTAGCCATAAGTGTTTCCTTTTTTGCATAGTTAATACAGAAAAAATTATGCAAAGAGTTGTTAAGACATGACTTTTGTTTGCCGCTGATTAAAATACACTATGCCAACTATCTGTTGTGGGCttgatttatatttaataagaagCGAAAACTGGTCTTTGTTGAAATGACAGCCTTTTGAAATCATAAATCTTTGATTAATTATAACGGACTTGGCCAATGACAAAAGTATGAATAACCAGGATGAAGCCTGGTTTAGCCGTGATATCACTGAGAAAAGGTgaggaaaatataaaattagCTTACCGTGTTCGAAACAAAAACTTGAAGTAGGCTGCTACAATCAGCACCACTATTGCTCCAATGTAGACGGTAACCGGAATCATGTTGGCTTTCTTGGGGTAATATAAAAGTCACTTGTAAGGTATATCCGTGTAATAATTAAAACTTAGTCTTTGTATTGGCGATGAAGCAGTTACAACTTGCGGAATTCACAACCGTTTGACAACCAAATATTCTTTAAATTCCtggaaaacaaaagaaaatggatgagtaaaatgtattttttcatCACATGGTTACAAAGTCTTTAGGCAATGGAATGATGACTGGTTAATTAATCTTACAAATATAATCGTTTAAACTATGCGAAAACCGTACAATGAGATTATCTCGATATTTAAATGCACTTATACATTGTAGCTTAGACATGTGGACTTTCATATTCCCTAATAATAGACGCGAATAGCATTTTCAAATTATTACTCATGGTgccaaatatataggaaaaagccTTTTAGAAATTCCCCATATGTCAGACAACTCTCCAAACGACAAGCCCGGAAATGCTGATATCGAACCACTCGATACACGAggcattgtttacattttagtGACCGCCTCTCACATAACGGAAGGAAAAAGACTgactgaataaaaaaaatatcagctAATGCACAACCGGCAATACATATCGAGGGGAAactaaagtaaaaaaaaaacaaacaaaaaaacaaaaaaatcatagtTCCGCAAGAAATGAAAGTAACTCGAAATTTACACGTGTTGTCAAGAAGTACAAGAAGCCGGTTAGGTGAAATTAACAAGATCCCACCGATAGAACTGAATTCAATTAAGTCCACGTAAAGAAATAGACACAAAGTATTAATCTAAGTCCACATGTTCTAAGAATCTGCAAGTTTTGTGTATCAGTGAGGTGAAACTTACTGTCTCAAATGCAGAGTATGATAATTCACTAACGTGTGtgtcaatttatattttttcaggAGAGGCGGGgcttattttcattcatacaaaCGCGGTAGTGGGCGTGTCATGCTCTCTTACGATACTACGGCTTCCATTCGTGCAATTTATTTGGGAACTTTAACTGTACTGAATTCGCCTAACGAATAGCGTGTTATTACTGCAGGAATGTTTAGCCGCTATACTGTGTAATGAACAGGGATAAGTATTATTGTTGTGTATTTTTCTGAAGTTTTTATCACTTTTTCGATAATATTTGAACGGAAAGTATTCGATAGtctattgatatatatttgcatttctttaattacaaaagaaaaaaatatataaatataaatatattgtcttcgtcttttttttatgaaaataaaaagaattccaCTGCAGAGATTGATTTCTAAAATCAATAAGCACACGATAGATGTTtatgtgaatattgttttagtgtgttATGTATAATTGATATCAAATGAGTTGAAGGTTATTAATTTCACCGAAGGAAAAAAGTGTCCGAAAATACCTGATAGCAATAGTAAGGTCCATTTAGTCCCTGATTTCTGATTATGAGCGTTGAAGTGaaactttaaatttttatagtaaattaatgtacaatgaaatgaaaactttttatatttacatcaggattaaaaataaatgaagaatAATCAAAAAGTTTTGACGTGATTAATTGATGTAAAACCTCGTGGAAATAGTCGAAGGCAACTTCATTCGTTGTTACAGTATATGGGAATTACATTTCCGGAAAGTGTCTCTTCCAGATTTCATAATAGAGATCAAGTAGGCGATGCAGTGAAAtttgaacttttatttttaaaatcttcaatcACATCCGCACCATTAATAATATTGCTGGAAAAATCAGATTTGGGTATTCCGAAATCGATTTACACGTTGTGCCAAGATCCGCTCACGTTCTCTGGGCAGTCTCGCTGTATATTTCATGTACTTTATCAGAGTGAGGTATCATTTTCACTTTcttcacagaatttttccctcCCGCAGAGGTTCTCAGTGTGAACTGTTCGATCTAGACGCCCTCCAGGGGCGAAAAACGGGAATAACCTTATTGAGGTCAAGCATATGGAGAGTGTGTACTCGACATTTATCTTACTTGAGGAATTACACCTACTGTAATTGTTATCATGTAATTGTGTCAAAAGTTTCAATTTAGACGTTAATACGGTATCAGGTGGGTCATTACAATTTCAACCTGCATGTACTTTCACTTCTAGCAGTGGCAATCatttcaatttcaacaaaattttcagttt belongs to Ostrea edulis chromosome 7, xbOstEdul1.1, whole genome shotgun sequence and includes:
- the LOC125656901 gene encoding cytochrome P450 7A1-like — protein: MIPVTVYIGAIVVLIVAAYFKFLFRTRKENEPPIPKGHFIWGNGDQFHKNAVKFLHDTQKKLGDIFTIRLFHQHLTILMDPHSYERMVKEKNFDFDAIQRQVNHNVFSFALTDARKMIKEAGKTVKGPYLNKGMHQYAKYLNDAYVDVNERTDMDAVKSDWHTDGLRSFNAKTLFSALFFTIFGKMDNETSFQPNTVFKHFDTFHKYFNYLWLGMPVNMFPEALKSLKFLCDQPNSQDFLKRKDLSEYIRFSMNFMLDNGQTEQDIIGHNLVYLHVNYNTFRMAFWALYQLMEHPEALEALRTEVQEIIERREDNVNEDGEIELSLEDVDRLPVLDSITKETLRISGGVFMVRGVAEDTEFQTEDGRTYHLRKGDKVAMYPPAIHKDPEIFENPDEYKYDRFVDATFYKNGREVKNPILAFGSLCPGKKYAMCQAKWFMLSLVNAFDFELCEGEKTECDVNYHGHEILPPTNDVQIRYRLRQGHKKLIYV